From Bradyrhizobium sp. AZCC 1610:
TCGCAATCGCGTGCTCGCGCGCCGCGCCGCCGGAGAAGATGTCGGCGTAGTTGGCTTCGAGCCAGGTGAAAAAGGCTTCGTCGCCGAGCACACCGTATTTGGCGACTTCGGCATAGCCGGCGCGGAACTGGCGCGGCGACAGTGTGTCCAATACCGCCGTATCGGCGATGACCAGCACCGGCTGATGAAACGCTCCGAGCAGGTTCTTGCCCTGTGGCGAGTTGATGCCGGTCTTGCCACCGACCGAGGAATCGACCTGCGCCAGGAGCGAGGTCGGCACCTGCACGAAATCGACGCCGCGACGCAGGATCGCCGCCGCAAAGCCGGCGAGATCGCCGACCACGCCGCCGCCGAGCGCAATCACCAGATCGTTGCGCTCGATCCTGGCCGCGATCAGCGCCTCGGAGACCTTTTCGAGACCGGCATAGGTTTTCGACCCCTCGCCTTCCTCGATGATGACACGCGAGGTCAGGATGCCGGCTTCCGCCAGCGAGCGCTCGGTTGGCTCCAGCCAGTGCTTCGCCACGGTGCGGTCGGTGACGATGGCGGTCCGCACGCCGGGGCGCAACGCGGCGACGCGCGCGCCGAGCGACTCCAGCACGCCACGGCCGATGACGATG
This genomic window contains:
- the aroB gene encoding 3-dehydroquinate synthase yields the protein MTAPLKHSADITVDVALGDRAYDIVIGRGVLESLGARVAALRPGVRTAIVTDRTVAKHWLEPTERSLAEAGILTSRVIIEEGEGSKTYAGLEKVSEALIAARIERNDLVIALGGGVVGDLAGFAAAILRRGVDFVQVPTSLLAQVDSSVGGKTGINSPQGKNLLGAFHQPVLVIADTAVLDTLSPRQFRAGYAEVAKYGVLGDEAFFTWLEANYADIFSGGAAREHAIATSCRAKAAIVSRDERENGERALLNLGHTFGHALEAATGFSDRLFHGEGVSVGMVLAAEFSAELGMISEADAARVERHLASVGLPTHLQDIAGFAQEGLADADALMALMAQDKKVKRGKLTFILLLAIGRAVVANDVEPALVRDFLQQKLSG